A genomic window from Sporosarcina sp. Marseille-Q4063 includes:
- a CDS encoding nucleoside deaminase, with translation MINDTDLKHLRRCIELAKVALEKGDEPFGSVLVSAGGEVLAEDRNHVGGGDHTQHPEFALARWAAENMTLEDREKAIVYTSGEHCPMCAAAHGWVGLGRIVYVSSSKQLVQWLSEMEVNVSQSRVRNLPIQDVIRDTPVDGPVPELAEQMRELHRQFYAEKR, from the coding sequence ATGATAAATGATACAGATTTGAAGCATCTACGACGTTGCATCGAACTAGCGAAGGTTGCTCTAGAAAAAGGTGACGAGCCATTTGGTTCAGTACTGGTGTCAGCGGGCGGAGAGGTGCTTGCGGAAGACCGTAACCACGTTGGAGGTGGTGATCACACCCAACACCCGGAATTTGCTTTGGCGCGCTGGGCAGCCGAGAATATGACGTTGGAAGATAGAGAGAAGGCGATAGTATATACTTCGGGTGAACATTGCCCTATGTGCGCTGCAGCCCACGGTTGGGTAGGTTTGGGTCGAATTGTTTATGTCAGCTCGTCCAAGCAACTGGTACAGTGGTTGAGCGAAATGGAGGTTAATGTATCGCAATCGCGCGTTCGTAATCTTCCGATTCAAGATGTTATTCGTGATACTCCAGTAGACGGCCCTGTTCCTGAACTTGCGGAGCAAATGCGCGAACTCCACCGTCAGTTTTATGCGGAGAAACGTTAA
- the dapA gene encoding 4-hydroxy-tetrahydrodipicolinate synthase has protein sequence MNFGQIVTAMVTPFDRQEEIDFEATRNLIEHLIENGTESLVVSGTTGESPTLSTEEKVKLFKFTVEVVNGRVPVIAGTGSNDTRASVQLTRLAEETGVDAVMLVAPYYNRPCQEGLYQHFKTVASVTSLPIMLYNVPGRSVVSIDVDTVVRLSEISNFVAIKEASGDLDAMSEIIERTPRTFSLYSGDDSLTIPVLSIGGAGIVSVASHILGNEMQTMIQHFNRGYVEQAARDHRKLVPAMNALFAAPSPSPVKAALNLKGIPVGGTRLPMIPLNEDQLLSLKYAINCFEEVTI, from the coding sequence ATGAATTTCGGACAAATTGTAACAGCTATGGTGACGCCTTTTGACAGGCAAGAAGAAATCGATTTTGAAGCAACAAGAAACTTAATTGAACATTTAATCGAGAATGGAACGGAAAGTTTAGTCGTGTCAGGTACGACTGGAGAATCTCCGACTTTATCGACCGAGGAAAAAGTAAAATTATTCAAATTCACAGTAGAAGTTGTGAATGGCAGAGTACCGGTTATTGCCGGCACAGGCTCGAATGACACAAGAGCATCCGTACAATTAACAAGATTAGCAGAAGAGACTGGTGTCGATGCGGTGATGCTTGTGGCTCCATACTATAATAGACCATGTCAAGAAGGACTTTACCAACACTTTAAAACAGTTGCATCGGTCACTTCTTTACCAATCATGCTTTATAATGTACCTGGGAGATCGGTCGTCAGCATCGATGTCGATACAGTCGTTCGCCTCTCGGAAATTTCAAACTTCGTTGCCATCAAAGAAGCTAGCGGCGATTTAGATGCGATGTCTGAAATAATCGAGCGGACACCAAGAACATTTTCTTTGTACAGCGGTGATGACAGTTTAACCATTCCAGTACTATCCATCGGCGGAGCCGGCATTGTATCGGTCGCATCTCATATATTAGGAAATGAAATGCAAACGATGATCCAACATTTTAATAGAGGCTATGTTGAACAAGCAGCTAGAGACCATAGAAAACTCGTGCCTGCAATGAACGCACTTTTTGCCGCTCCTAGCCCATCACCTGTAAAAGCAGCACTAAATTTAAAAGGTATCCCAGTTGGCGGTACGCGCCTACCAATGATTCCGTTGAATGAAGATCAATTGCTTTCACTGAAATATGCTATAAATTGCTTTGAAGAAGTGACAATCTGA
- a CDS encoding hexameric tyrosine-coordinated heme protein translates to MSNGQLQTLKTKTPEEGFNLAVKLAQKGIAVTQPSEEIRKVLRPVYSRNADSLIATSQVVAIHFQTVAFANNYWN, encoded by the coding sequence ATGTCGAACGGTCAGCTGCAAACGCTGAAGACAAAAACGCCAGAAGAAGGTTTTAATTTAGCAGTAAAGCTCGCACAAAAGGGGATAGCAGTTACCCAACCTTCTGAAGAAATCAGGAAAGTGCTGCGTCCAGTTTATTCTAGAAATGCGGATAGTTTAATCGCAACTTCACAAGTTGTCGCCATACATTTTCAAACGGTTGCTTTTGCTAATAATTATTGGAATTAG
- a CDS encoding VCBS repeat-containing protein produces the protein MYVNRYRQPEIVSGAYGDVNGDGVTDYVYLTAVKSADPSSPYLEQITLNIQDGLTRKVHTIPLDESGNSGYQPTVFLGDFTKDGIMDILISIQSGGSGAFTYNFIYSFVNNQARKLFDFEQYNKMNQYTVTYLDQYKINVESLATGQSFLIAINGRGADYLSQIYNENGTLKKQITGMADGVSGFYPVDMDHDGVFEIQAYQKISGLYHADSFGYVINTLQWDGQKFAIWQQWLAIFGTE, from the coding sequence GTGTATGTAAATCGCTACAGACAACCGGAAATCGTCAGCGGTGCATATGGTGATGTGAATGGTGACGGGGTGACAGATTACGTATATTTGACAGCAGTAAAGTCGGCAGATCCATCGAGTCCCTATTTAGAGCAAATCACATTAAATATTCAAGATGGTTTAACAAGAAAAGTTCATACCATTCCGCTAGATGAAAGTGGTAATTCAGGTTACCAACCAACCGTGTTCCTAGGAGATTTCACCAAGGATGGAATTATGGACATTCTAATTTCCATTCAATCAGGCGGATCTGGTGCATTTACGTATAATTTTATTTATTCATTCGTTAATAATCAGGCTCGGAAATTGTTTGACTTTGAACAATATAATAAGATGAATCAGTATACAGTCACTTATTTAGATCAATATAAAATAAATGTAGAAAGTTTGGCGACGGGCCAATCGTTTCTCATTGCTATTAATGGCAGGGGTGCCGATTATCTATCGCAAATCTATAATGAAAATGGGACATTGAAAAAACAAATTACAGGTATGGCTGATGGGGTTAGCGGATTCTATCCAGTCGACATGGACCATGATGGTGTGTTTGAAATACAAGCTTATCAAAAAATTAGCGGGCTTTACCATGCAGATTCTTTTGGGTATGTGATCAATACACTGCAATGGGATGGACAAAAGTTTGCAATATGGCAGCAATGGTTAGCGATTTTCGGAACGGAATAA
- the menC gene encoding o-succinylbenzoate synthase yields MKITEVNVYKLTMNMRHPFTTSFGTQQLREFALIEVKNEHGVTGWGECVTTGEPLYIEEFTDASILMLERFLIPIVLTNEIEHPDDLEKHFKPFKRHNLAKSSIEGAIWDLYAKENNLSLAQVLGGKKSSFEVGISLGIEKNINDLLTNIQEKINENYRRIKVKIAPGKDIQIVDSIRQKFPNIPLMVDANSAYTLKDVETLKKLDQFNLMMIEQPLTAGDLIDHAKLQKEIDTPICLDESIHSYDDARQAIELKSGKIINMKIGRVGGLTQAKKIHDLCKEHNIPLWCGGMLESGIGRAHNIAITSLDNFILPGDTAASSRYWHKDIIKPEVVVENGILKVPEGLGIGYDVDMEEVLKHTTEKLNFKYNA; encoded by the coding sequence ATGAAGATTACTGAAGTAAATGTATACAAATTGACAATGAACATGCGACATCCATTCACGACAAGCTTTGGTACGCAACAACTAAGAGAATTTGCATTAATTGAAGTGAAAAACGAACATGGGGTTACCGGCTGGGGCGAATGCGTCACAACGGGAGAACCTTTATACATAGAAGAATTCACAGATGCAAGCATACTGATGTTGGAAAGATTTCTTATCCCAATCGTTCTTACTAACGAAATTGAACATCCAGACGACTTGGAAAAGCACTTTAAACCATTTAAACGCCATAATCTAGCCAAGTCATCAATAGAAGGCGCGATATGGGACTTATACGCGAAAGAAAATAATCTTTCACTCGCACAAGTATTGGGTGGAAAAAAATCTTCATTTGAAGTTGGCATAAGTCTAGGGATTGAAAAAAATATTAATGATTTACTCACGAATATTCAAGAAAAGATCAACGAAAATTACCGAAGAATCAAAGTGAAAATAGCCCCTGGCAAAGACATTCAAATTGTAGATAGCATCAGGCAAAAGTTTCCCAACATTCCTTTAATGGTAGATGCGAATTCTGCCTATACATTAAAAGACGTGGAAACACTTAAAAAACTCGATCAATTCAATTTGATGATGATTGAACAACCGTTAACAGCCGGAGATTTAATCGACCATGCAAAATTACAAAAAGAAATCGATACCCCCATCTGTCTTGACGAAAGTATCCACTCCTATGACGATGCTAGACAAGCGATTGAACTGAAAAGTGGTAAAATAATTAATATGAAGATTGGAAGAGTCGGAGGCTTAACGCAAGCGAAGAAAATTCATGATTTATGCAAAGAACATAATATCCCATTATGGTGCGGGGGAATGCTTGAATCTGGCATTGGAAGGGCACATAATATTGCGATTACATCTTTAGATAATTTCATATTACCAGGAGACACAGCCGCTTCCTCAAGGTATTGGCATAAAGATATTATAAAACCTGAGGTTGTTGTGGAAAATGGAATACTTAAAGTACCGGAAGGATTAGGAATAGGTTATGACGTAGATATGGAAGAAGTGTTAAAACATACAACTGAAAAACTAAACTTTAAATACAATGCTTAA
- a CDS encoding NUDIX hydrolase, which produces MEPKWLEWAKQLQSIAQAGLTYSRNKFDIERFEVIRNISVEMLSQQTEMDKTVIRELFANETGYATPKVDVRAVVFKDNKVLMVKEDVDNVWALPGGWGDIGLSPSEVAVNEVQEESGFEVKATKLIGVMDKKFHSHPSSAYHVYKLFIQCEIVGGKPETGIETSAVDFFAENELPPLSVARNTESQIQLAFKHLHNPHQPVYLD; this is translated from the coding sequence ATGGAACCTAAATGGCTTGAATGGGCAAAACAATTACAATCTATTGCACAGGCGGGCTTAACCTATTCAAGAAATAAATTTGACATTGAAAGATTTGAAGTGATAAGGAATATTAGTGTTGAAATGCTATCGCAACAAACAGAAATGGACAAAACTGTTATAAGAGAATTATTTGCTAATGAAACTGGTTACGCTACTCCCAAGGTTGATGTTAGAGCAGTTGTTTTTAAAGATAATAAAGTTTTAATGGTTAAAGAAGATGTTGACAATGTTTGGGCTTTACCAGGGGGATGGGGTGATATTGGTTTGTCTCCGAGTGAGGTTGCGGTAAATGAGGTTCAAGAAGAATCGGGGTTTGAAGTGAAGGCGACTAAATTGATAGGTGTAATGGATAAAAAATTTCATTCCCACCCATCGTCTGCCTATCACGTTTATAAATTATTTATTCAATGTGAAATCGTTGGCGGGAAACCAGAAACGGGCATAGAAACGAGTGCAGTTGATTTCTTTGCTGAAAACGAATTACCTCCCTTATCAGTAGCAAGAAACACAGAATCGCAAATACAATTGGCTTTTAAACATTTACATAATCCGCATCAGCCAGTATACCTTGATTAA
- a CDS encoding NUDIX domain-containing protein: MKKIDALKAGVAVIILNQENQVLLQKRADVGLWGIPSGHVEIGETVSEAAMREVKEETNLDIRIEKLIGIYSDPDSQVFNYPNGKVVHFITTCFLAEITGGELKCNSDESLEIKFFSQDNLPDDLLTMHPQWLEDALSKKEAAFIR; encoded by the coding sequence GTGAAAAAAATCGATGCTTTAAAAGCTGGAGTTGCTGTAATTATTTTGAACCAAGAGAATCAAGTTTTATTGCAAAAAAGAGCTGATGTGGGCTTGTGGGGAATCCCTTCAGGACATGTGGAAATTGGTGAAACAGTGTCAGAGGCAGCCATGAGAGAAGTGAAAGAAGAGACGAATTTAGATATAAGAATTGAAAAGCTGATTGGTATTTATTCCGATCCTGATTCACAAGTTTTCAATTATCCGAATGGCAAAGTAGTTCACTTTATAACGACTTGTTTTCTTGCTGAAATTACAGGCGGGGAACTTAAATGTAATTCAGATGAATCGCTTGAAATTAAATTTTTTAGTCAGGACAACTTGCCAGATGATTTGTTAACAATGCACCCTCAATGGTTAGAAGATGCTCTCTCAAAAAAGGAGGCGGCATTTATTCGCTGA
- a CDS encoding GNAT family N-acetyltransferase: MDQIKNPRIKLASQLNYREYEDIKSLMEYCVKNDNITLKLELDYKLIDKSKNLNKINEFMFYDGGTLIGYIGICQFGGETLEVNGMVHPEYRRMGVFSRLFSLVKEEWDKRSSRDMYLLSDHQSLPGLEFIKRTGAYYDNSEYEMFLKGDSINSTDLNELRLRKATNKDVNEIARQNAVYFDVDPEKGDLILPEEEANRGVDIYIAEFEGAVIGKVHLEVSNGIGGIYGLGVLPKYRSRGYGREILIKSVELLKAKQMNEIMLQVAVKNKNALRLYKSCGFEVTSTMDYYRLSKDVK, from the coding sequence ATGGACCAGATAAAAAATCCCCGTATAAAATTAGCAAGTCAATTGAATTACCGGGAGTATGAAGATATAAAAAGCCTTATGGAGTACTGTGTTAAAAACGATAATATAACACTTAAGCTAGAGCTTGATTATAAACTTATAGATAAGAGTAAAAATCTTAATAAAATCAATGAATTTATGTTTTATGATGGTGGTACGCTTATTGGATATATAGGTATATGTCAATTTGGCGGGGAAACGTTAGAAGTCAATGGTATGGTTCATCCTGAGTATAGGAGAATGGGAGTCTTTAGCAGGTTATTCTCTTTAGTGAAAGAAGAGTGGGACAAAAGGAGTTCACGGGATATGTATTTACTGAGTGATCATCAATCCCTTCCCGGTCTTGAATTTATAAAGCGGACGGGCGCTTACTATGATAACTCGGAATATGAAATGTTTTTGAAAGGCGATTCAATAAACAGCACAGATTTAAACGAATTGAGACTTAGGAAAGCAACCAATAAAGATGTAAATGAAATTGCAAGACAAAATGCCGTCTATTTTGATGTAGACCCCGAGAAAGGAGATCTAATACTCCCGGAGGAAGAAGCAAACCGCGGGGTAGATATTTATATTGCAGAATTTGAAGGCGCTGTTATTGGGAAGGTCCATTTGGAAGTGAGTAATGGTATAGGTGGTATTTATGGGTTGGGAGTCCTTCCGAAATATCGAAGCAGGGGTTATGGCAGGGAGATATTAATTAAATCAGTGGAGTTGCTAAAGGCAAAGCAAATGAATGAAATCATGCTGCAAGTTGCCGTGAAAAACAAAAATGCTTTGAGACTTTATAAATCCTGTGGTTTTGAGGTGACTTCTACAATGGACTATTACAGGCTAAGCAAAGATGTAAAATAG
- a CDS encoding 3-oxoacyl-ACP reductase encodes MSRTVLVTGSSRGLGASIVKTLAHQGFKVIINYYKSKDAAEKLVSEIGEENAIAIRADVTNRSEVDEMIKKATEYFGQIDVVVNNALVDFKFDPNKQKSFTELTWDDYQKQLDGTLKAAFNIVQSVIPQFIEQENGSIISIGTNLYQNPVVPYHEYTTAKAGLIGFTRNIASELGRYGIKANVVSGGLLKTTNASAVTTPEVFDLIAQSTPLKKVTTPQDVANMVAYLSSENADGITGQNITVDGGLTMN; translated from the coding sequence ATGAGTAGAACAGTATTAGTAACAGGTAGTAGTAGAGGTTTAGGTGCATCTATTGTAAAGACTTTGGCACATCAAGGCTTTAAAGTGATTATCAACTACTATAAAAGCAAAGATGCCGCTGAGAAGCTCGTTTCTGAGATTGGTGAAGAGAATGCGATTGCAATTCGAGCTGATGTAACAAATCGTAGTGAAGTAGATGAAATGATAAAAAAAGCAACAGAATATTTTGGTCAAATAGATGTTGTCGTCAACAATGCATTAGTAGACTTCAAATTTGATCCAAACAAACAGAAATCCTTCACAGAACTCACTTGGGATGACTATCAAAAACAACTAGATGGTACTTTAAAAGCAGCATTTAATATAGTTCAAAGTGTCATACCCCAATTTATCGAACAAGAAAATGGAAGTATTATAAGTATAGGTACTAATTTATATCAAAATCCAGTTGTACCCTACCACGAATACACAACAGCTAAAGCCGGATTAATAGGTTTTACACGTAATATCGCATCCGAATTAGGACGATATGGTATAAAAGCGAATGTAGTTTCTGGTGGATTATTAAAAACGACTAACGCCAGTGCCGTTACAACACCAGAAGTATTCGATTTAATTGCTCAATCAACGCCATTGAAGAAGGTGACGACACCTCAAGATGTAGCCAATATGGTCGCTTATTTATCCTCGGAAAATGCGGACGGTATTACAGGTCAAAATATCACAGTGGATGGCGGTTTGACAATGAACTAA
- a CDS encoding LLM class flavin-dependent oxidoreductase, whose product MTKTKEKQLHLGVLLYGCGHHQAAWLMPDSSVERIGDISYYQSLAQLAEKGYFDAVFFADNQSFPAKYASDMPAFWFDPIVNLTAISQVTNHVGLVSTISSTFSNPFTASRQLLSLDHITNGRVGWNLVTSMTDLEALNHSMVELPPHDKRYEKADEFAALMNKLFLSWDSNEFLHHRAERKLINPSNIQPFNHDGTFFKVDGPSTTPKSPQGKPVAMQAGASKQGIALAAKYADAVYSVSWNLNQAKMFREKLDGQVKKYEDSNRHIKVFPGLVTYVGHTHEEALAKKAALDEQLPIETALKQLSFFIQQDCSNWEIDKKVPQLPPVEEFTGPVGRYETILEIINDTQPTVRELLGYLNAGGGHHTLIGTPVEIVDQMEIWFEAGVADGFNLMPPTLPGSLEDFVELIVPEMQKRDIFRKKYDGHTLREHLGLE is encoded by the coding sequence ATGACAAAAACTAAAGAAAAACAACTACACTTAGGTGTTTTGCTGTATGGATGTGGACATCATCAAGCTGCTTGGTTAATGCCTGACTCAAGCGTTGAACGTATTGGGGATATTTCTTATTACCAATCTTTAGCACAGTTAGCGGAAAAAGGTTACTTTGACGCAGTATTCTTTGCTGATAATCAATCATTTCCAGCTAAATATGCTAGTGATATGCCCGCATTTTGGTTTGATCCAATAGTCAATTTAACAGCTATTTCTCAAGTGACAAATCATGTGGGATTAGTTTCAACAATTTCAAGTACTTTTTCTAATCCTTTCACAGCTTCACGACAACTATTAAGTCTAGACCATATTACAAATGGACGTGTTGGTTGGAATCTCGTCACGTCAATGACTGATTTAGAAGCCTTAAATCATAGTATGGTAGAACTACCTCCTCATGACAAACGCTATGAGAAGGCAGATGAATTCGCTGCTTTAATGAATAAGTTATTTCTGTCATGGGACAGTAATGAGTTTCTACATCATCGAGCAGAAAGAAAATTGATCAATCCTTCAAACATTCAGCCTTTTAATCACGATGGCACCTTTTTTAAAGTGGATGGCCCATCCACTACGCCAAAAAGCCCGCAAGGCAAACCAGTAGCAATGCAAGCGGGGGCATCTAAACAAGGCATTGCATTAGCCGCAAAATATGCCGATGCAGTCTATTCAGTATCGTGGAACTTAAACCAAGCAAAAATGTTTCGCGAAAAGTTGGATGGACAAGTTAAAAAATATGAAGACAGCAATAGACATATTAAAGTATTTCCGGGCTTAGTAACCTATGTAGGTCATACTCATGAAGAAGCTTTAGCTAAAAAAGCGGCATTGGATGAGCAGTTACCTATTGAAACAGCTTTAAAACAGTTGAGTTTCTTTATTCAACAAGATTGTTCTAATTGGGAAATTGACAAAAAAGTACCTCAATTACCCCCAGTAGAAGAATTTACGGGTCCAGTTGGACGTTACGAAACGATACTAGAAATTATTAATGATACTCAACCTACAGTAAGAGAATTATTGGGATATCTTAATGCAGGCGGTGGACATCACACGCTGATAGGTACACCCGTTGAAATTGTGGATCAGATGGAGATCTGGTTTGAAGCTGGTGTGGCCGATGGATTTAATCTTATGCCGCCTACATTACCCGGTAGTTTAGAAGACTTTGTCGAATTAATTGTTCCTGAAATGCAAAAAAGAGATATTTTCAGAAAAAAATATGACGGTCATACCTTGCGTGAACATTTAGGATTAGAATAA
- a CDS encoding NADH:flavin oxidoreductase/NADH oxidase family protein, which produces MNQLKSVLENSIQLPNGTIIKNRIFKSAMSEALGTTNQNPSQSLVTLYKTWADGGAGLVMTGNVMIDRNALGEPNNVAVENERDLEMLMKWAKAGTENGTHLWMQLNHPGKQSPKMISKKPVAPSAVPLSGGLKRFFNQPRALQVSEIEDLIVRFGEAARIAKKAGFTGVQIHAAHGYLFNQFLSPYHNQRTDEWGGTLANRMKFLEETYHEIRKQVGASFPIGIKLNSADFQKGGFTEDESMEVIHRMSEIGIDLIEISGGNYENPIMMGTDVKETTKKREAYFIDYAKKASQKLISTPLVVTGGFRSQKGMEEAVANGEIDMVGIARPFALVPDLADRIFNGNYETVQAKSIKTGIKLIDKNASLLEIGWYEQQLARIGKSKSPNPNHNVWISLLQNLLGNGRSVFLRRRA; this is translated from the coding sequence ATGAATCAATTAAAGTCAGTTTTGGAGAATTCTATACAACTTCCAAATGGAACTATTATTAAAAATCGAATCTTTAAATCTGCCATGAGTGAAGCGTTGGGAACTACCAATCAAAATCCAAGTCAGTCATTGGTTACTTTATATAAAACCTGGGCTGATGGGGGTGCTGGTCTTGTCATGACAGGAAACGTTATGATAGATCGAAATGCTCTGGGTGAGCCGAATAACGTTGCAGTAGAAAATGAACGTGATTTAGAGATGTTAATGAAATGGGCGAAGGCTGGAACTGAAAATGGAACTCACCTTTGGATGCAGCTTAATCATCCAGGAAAGCAATCACCCAAAATGATTTCAAAAAAGCCTGTAGCACCAAGTGCTGTTCCTCTATCAGGAGGATTAAAGCGTTTCTTTAACCAACCGCGCGCTCTTCAGGTGTCTGAAATTGAAGATTTGATTGTACGGTTTGGTGAAGCGGCAAGAATTGCTAAAAAAGCAGGCTTTACAGGTGTTCAAATCCATGCAGCACACGGATATCTTTTCAACCAATTTTTATCCCCTTACCACAATCAACGTACAGATGAATGGGGAGGGACCTTAGCGAATCGAATGAAATTTTTGGAAGAAACGTATCATGAAATTCGAAAACAAGTCGGAGCTTCATTTCCAATCGGTATTAAACTGAACTCTGCTGATTTTCAAAAGGGTGGATTCACTGAAGATGAATCCATGGAAGTTATTCACAGAATGTCCGAAATAGGGATTGATCTCATTGAAATATCTGGGGGAAATTACGAGAATCCGATCATGATGGGGACAGATGTAAAAGAAACAACAAAAAAACGAGAAGCGTATTTTATAGACTATGCAAAAAAGGCTTCTCAGAAATTAATCTCTACACCATTAGTAGTTACAGGCGGTTTTCGTTCTCAAAAAGGGATGGAAGAAGCTGTTGCGAACGGAGAAATTGATATGGTTGGAATAGCAAGACCTTTTGCCTTAGTTCCGGACTTGGCGGATAGAATTTTTAATGGCAATTATGAAACCGTTCAAGCAAAATCCATCAAAACGGGGATTAAATTAATAGATAAAAATGCTTCCTTGTTAGAAATTGGTTGGTATGAACAGCAGTTGGCGAGGATTGGAAAGTCTAAATCTCCAAACCCTAATCATAACGTTTGGATATCTTTACTACAAAATCTTCTAGGAAATGGGCGTAGCGTATTTTTAAGAAGGAGAGCATAA
- a CDS encoding HNH endonuclease, protein MESYIVMQGRTYHDEKELGVLWSLQRDSVGNVHHFWERMKEVAEGDRIFHYVRGDIVAISVAKSGYREAYKPSEIPLPGIEDAKGYLVEVDYYELDQPLTIEDYFDEILPLLPIKYSAFQENANGNQGYLYPCNEELTIKLVELIAGLNIYEIDEEQLEFVMGTVQKTEHDFLIPLLAETESETKTKLRLGHQRFRNELLPLWHGKCALCDIELPELLQASYAKPWKDCTNNERIDPNNGILLCRNHDALYRNGLIAFDGTGKIHISSRIPEVDYDKYGLQMKMSVNRTEKNKPYLKWHKKHMFKE, encoded by the coding sequence ATGGAAAGTTACATCGTTATGCAAGGACGTACCTACCATGATGAGAAAGAATTAGGTGTCCTCTGGTCATTGCAACGAGATAGTGTGGGCAATGTCCACCATTTCTGGGAACGCATGAAAGAAGTAGCGGAAGGCGATCGCATCTTTCATTATGTAAGAGGAGATATTGTCGCAATTAGTGTAGCAAAATCAGGATACAGAGAAGCATATAAGCCCTCCGAAATTCCACTTCCAGGCATTGAAGATGCTAAGGGGTACTTAGTGGAGGTCGACTATTATGAACTCGATCAGCCGTTAACGATTGAAGATTATTTTGATGAAATCCTTCCGCTATTGCCTATAAAGTATTCCGCATTTCAAGAGAATGCCAATGGTAATCAAGGCTATCTTTATCCATGCAACGAAGAACTGACCATTAAACTGGTAGAGTTGATTGCGGGCTTGAACATTTATGAAATCGATGAAGAACAATTGGAATTCGTGATGGGCACCGTGCAGAAGACGGAACATGATTTCCTCATCCCGCTTCTCGCTGAAACTGAATCAGAAACGAAAACTAAATTACGACTAGGGCATCAGAGGTTCAGAAATGAACTGTTGCCACTATGGCATGGTAAATGTGCGCTTTGTGACATCGAGTTGCCAGAACTGCTTCAAGCAAGCTACGCAAAACCATGGAAAGACTGTACGAACAATGAACGTATCGATCCAAACAATGGTATTCTTCTTTGTCGTAATCATGATGCGCTTTACCGTAACGGCCTTATTGCATTTGACGGAACAGGTAAAATCCATATTTCATCTAGAATCCCTGAAGTGGATTACGATAAGTATGGACTTCAAATGAAGATGAGCGTGAACAGAACTGAGAAGAACAAGCCATATCTGAAGTGGCATAAGAAGCATATGTTTAAAGAGTGA
- a CDS encoding YrhA family protein, with amino-acid sequence MPQWKDLLIEVEKIEVKYGSSLKKPALGTEIIKMIETIQDNLGHIVLPESYIEFLKKINGLDFNGLVIYGVDGVHGFIETNEIWYENDWQKKYVFFGDSDTAWYCFDLKVGVYVDLDKPSGTVIQSFESFDFMLKEALEKILL; translated from the coding sequence ATGCCCCAGTGGAAAGACTTGCTGATAGAAGTAGAGAAAATTGAAGTTAAATACGGAAGTTCACTTAAAAAACCGGCATTAGGTACAGAAATAATAAAAATGATCGAGACTATTCAGGATAACTTGGGACATATTGTATTACCCGAGTCATATATTGAATTTCTCAAGAAAATTAATGGATTAGATTTTAATGGATTAGTCATCTACGGTGTTGATGGAGTTCATGGGTTTATTGAGACCAACGAGATTTGGTATGAAAATGATTGGCAAAAGAAATATGTGTTTTTTGGCGATTCCGATACTGCATGGTATTGTTTTGATTTAAAAGTAGGTGTTTACGTAGATCTTGATAAACCTTCAGGGACTGTAATTCAGTCATTTGAGAGTTTCGACTTTATGTTGAAAGAAGCTCTTGAAAAAATTCTGTTGTAA